The Candidatus Cloacimonadota bacterium genome has a window encoding:
- a CDS encoding M20/M25/M40 family metallo-hydrolase — translation MRRMILTLCLVLLIGLLSGTDETYLMSIPTKDHLDSNLLNVYFIDSDDIIVANSVEEIQQLRISEFRILDSFNESKDYFILENRVGVPEEIPWGKIVYRSDDFTIVRKNSGVDETDILEPKLSKIELPSLQVFNVPENLRNSRDLIDDLIANISADSIESVIQSLEDFETRYCYADNRDEVADWILDKFVSYGYTDAIQDSFQYNNTWQKNIIAVLPGVINDEEYIIFGGHHDSICPPTSMTYAPGADDNASATANVLELARVLMGQGYQPDVNLVFVTFAAEEVGLVGSDVLASGLNAQDYDVKFMLNNDMVANNTMVPGEWEVAIYAYTGSEYLADYATFLCLSYTNLNPVVYNQNSSGSDSFSFWTNGFPVVYFEESEFSPNWHQPTDTIDNCDIDFCKEIAKLDLATIVSIDRKPNPVENFLIYDVGNGHDLQLEWDANTESDFDHYRIAVGLEPGAMNDFYITTETSFLLEDLFNGLTYYVGIVAVDNEDFFSFEVEKSAIPGFIPAVPQGVVAEPALQSVLLAWQPNLELDLLGYNVYRSETMNGNYTLLNSDPIQDEFYSDTDIVSGQYYYYFIKAEDLDQNESNQSDVVSSRAITLDSGILILDNTANGSGNYGNPEETDCDQFYQNVLDGFSYEEMNLEETSDLTTEAIGIYSTVILHMNSNFPSCNTFPQVDEIKQYLDNGGKILVTAFKPSEMFTDYSSYPATFNENDFLYDYFKIESIDLNNMTRFYYADPEPGFNMIEADTTKTLPALDYHLFNIETIAPNNDGELLFSWGSNYANTNPFGVMNGEPVGVGYFGNDFKSALFSFPFYYMQQDDVSTFLNTLLVDYFDEQVGGIDPNIIVNGDVILKQNYPNPFNPVTTIEFSLSDEELETAELEIYNIKGQKVRRFSNQELVSSPNQRITWEGKDDFGKHVSSGLYFYRLKRSDNSVTKRMLLIK, via the coding sequence ATGAGAAGAATGATCTTAACACTGTGTTTAGTTTTGTTAATCGGGCTTTTATCTGGTACAGACGAAACCTATCTAATGTCAATTCCCACGAAAGATCACCTGGATTCTAATTTACTAAATGTCTATTTTATTGACAGCGATGATATCATCGTTGCCAATAGTGTTGAAGAAATTCAGCAATTAAGAATAAGTGAATTTAGAATTTTAGATTCTTTTAATGAGTCAAAAGATTATTTTATTTTGGAAAATCGTGTCGGTGTTCCTGAGGAAATTCCCTGGGGAAAAATCGTTTATCGGTCTGATGATTTTACTATAGTAAGAAAAAATTCTGGAGTTGATGAAACTGATATTTTGGAGCCAAAACTTTCTAAAATAGAACTTCCCAGCTTACAGGTATTTAATGTTCCAGAAAATTTAAGAAATTCTAGAGATTTGATAGACGATCTCATTGCAAATATAAGTGCAGATTCCATTGAAAGCGTTATTCAAAGTTTAGAAGATTTTGAAACACGCTACTGTTATGCAGATAATCGTGATGAAGTTGCTGATTGGATTTTAGATAAATTTGTATCTTATGGTTATACCGATGCAATCCAAGACAGCTTTCAATATAACAATACCTGGCAGAAAAATATAATCGCTGTATTGCCGGGTGTAATAAATGATGAAGAATATATAATTTTTGGCGGACATCACGACTCAATCTGTCCTCCAACTTCCATGACTTATGCACCAGGGGCGGATGATAATGCCAGTGCTACAGCAAATGTGCTTGAATTGGCACGAGTTTTGATGGGGCAGGGTTATCAACCTGATGTGAATCTGGTTTTTGTTACTTTTGCTGCAGAAGAAGTTGGTTTGGTAGGATCAGATGTATTGGCTAGTGGCTTAAATGCACAGGATTATGATGTGAAATTCATGCTGAACAATGATATGGTAGCCAATAATACAATGGTTCCTGGAGAATGGGAAGTGGCGATCTATGCTTACACAGGATCGGAATATTTGGCTGATTATGCTACTTTTTTATGTTTGAGTTATACAAATTTAAATCCTGTTGTCTATAATCAAAACAGTTCAGGTTCAGACAGTTTCTCTTTTTGGACAAATGGTTTTCCCGTAGTTTATTTTGAGGAAAGCGAATTCAGTCCAAACTGGCATCAACCAACAGATACGATCGATAATTGTGATATAGATTTTTGTAAGGAAATTGCCAAGTTGGATTTAGCTACTATTGTATCAATCGACAGAAAACCCAACCCGGTAGAAAATTTCCTGATATATGATGTGGGAAATGGACATGATCTGCAATTGGAATGGGATGCTAATACCGAATCTGATTTTGATCATTATCGAATAGCAGTTGGATTGGAACCAGGTGCTATGAATGATTTTTATATAACAACCGAAACCTCATTTTTATTGGAAGATCTATTCAATGGTTTAACCTATTATGTAGGTATTGTAGCAGTGGATAATGAAGATTTTTTCAGCTTCGAAGTAGAGAAAAGTGCAATTCCGGGTTTTATACCTGCTGTTCCTCAAGGAGTTGTTGCAGAACCTGCCTTACAATCTGTATTATTGGCATGGCAACCAAATTTGGAATTAGATTTACTTGGGTACAACGTTTATCGTAGTGAAACTATGAATGGTAATTATACCCTACTTAATTCTGATCCGATTCAGGATGAATTTTATAGTGATACTGATATTGTGTCTGGTCAGTATTATTATTATTTCATTAAAGCAGAAGATTTAGATCAGAACGAAAGTAATCAAAGCGACGTTGTGAGTTCAAGAGCTATTACACTTGATTCGGGTATTCTTATACTGGACAATACGGCGAATGGAAGTGGCAATTATGGCAATCCGGAAGAAACAGATTGTGATCAGTTTTATCAGAATGTTCTCGATGGTTTCAGTTATGAGGAAATGAACCTGGAAGAAACTTCAGATCTTACAACAGAAGCAATTGGTATTTATTCAACAGTTATTTTGCATATGAACAGCAACTTTCCTTCTTGCAATACATTCCCACAAGTAGATGAAATAAAGCAGTATCTGGATAATGGTGGAAAGATTCTGGTTACAGCTTTCAAACCAAGTGAAATGTTTACAGATTACAGCAGCTATCCTGCTACATTTAATGAAAATGATTTTCTATATGATTATTTCAAAATTGAAAGCATCGACCTGAATAACATGACTAGATTTTATTATGCTGATCCGGAGCCAGGTTTCAATATGATCGAAGCAGATACCACTAAAACTCTTCCAGCTTTAGATTATCATCTTTTCAATATAGAAACAATTGCACCGAATAATGATGGCGAATTGCTCTTCAGTTGGGGAAGTAATTACGCCAATACCAACCCTTTTGGAGTAATGAATGGAGAGCCTGTCGGTGTTGGATATTTTGGTAATGACTTCAAATCAGCATTATTCAGTTTTCCTTTCTATTATATGCAGCAGGATGATGTTTCAACATTCTTGAATACTCTGCTTGTTGACTATTTTGATGAACAGGTAGGTGGAATAGATCCAAATATCATTGTTAATGGTGATGTTATTCTAAAACAGAACTATCCAAACCCGTTTAATCCCGTGACGACAATAGAGTTCTCTCTTTCTGATGAAGAACTTGAAACAGCTGAATTGGAGATTTACAACATAAAAGGACAAAAGGTACGAAGATTTTCGAATCAAGAACTTGTCAGCTCACCGAATCAGAGAATTACCTGGGAAGGAAAAGATGATTTCGGTAAACATGTTTCTTCGGGTCTTTATTTTTATCGCTTAAAAAGGAGTGATAATTCAGTTACTAAAAGGATGTTGCTGATTAAATAA
- a CDS encoding cyclic nucleotide-binding domain-containing protein, with product MDLTFLKKVELFKTLTQQELKTVASNLKLQKFKKDDILISEDEIGDEMFILYQGEVDISKKMSMIDDQEKIDKKFVRLKSSKADYFGEVGLLGKQKRTANCKAKTDGQLYCFRNKDFMKIAKQHPQIGMKIMMEIAQKLACHLERTNQDVLKLTTALIYALKE from the coding sequence ATGGATCTTACATTTTTAAAAAAAGTAGAACTTTTTAAAACTTTAACCCAGCAGGAATTGAAAACTGTTGCATCGAATTTGAAACTACAAAAATTCAAAAAAGATGATATCTTAATTTCTGAAGATGAAATTGGTGATGAAATGTTCATTTTATATCAGGGAGAAGTTGATATTTCCAAGAAAATGTCGATGATCGATGATCAGGAAAAAATCGATAAAAAATTTGTCAGGCTCAAATCAAGTAAAGCCGATTACTTTGGCGAAGTAGGACTTTTGGGAAAGCAGAAACGAACTGCCAACTGTAAAGCCAAAACAGATGGTCAACTTTACTGTTTCCGCAATAAAGATTTCATGAAAATTGCTAAACAACATCCGCAAATCGGCATGAAGATCATGATGGAAATCGCCCAGAAACTTGCTTGCCATCTGGAAAGAACAAACCAGGATGTTTTAAAATTAACGACTGCTCTTATTTACGCTTTGAAGGAATAA
- a CDS encoding VOC family protein, which translates to MSGIVFFRTNKLEEMKDFYMNKCECKMWMDQGDCCILQHDNFLIGFCSRDTIETQGMITFYFENKEEVDRFYTKFRDSADDVPRDNPRYPIYHFFAKDPEGRILEFQYFYNL; encoded by the coding sequence ATGAGTGGTATAGTGTTTTTCAGAACAAATAAACTGGAAGAAATGAAAGATTTTTATATGAATAAATGTGAATGTAAAATGTGGATGGATCAGGGTGATTGCTGCATTTTACAACACGATAATTTCTTAATTGGATTTTGCAGCCGAGACACAATAGAAACTCAGGGAATGATCACATTTTACTTCGAAAATAAGGAAGAAGTTGATAGATTTTACACAAAATTTCGCGATTCAGCTGATGACGTTCCAAGAGATAATCCCAGATATCCAATTTACCATTTTTTTGCAAAAGATCCGGAAGGAAGAATTTTAGAATTTCAATATTTTTATAATTTATAA
- a CDS encoding TonB-dependent receptor — translation MKKILIILMLLKFVSSLFSATVSGFVLDKSNGERIAYTSVIINGTNQGALTNKEGYFVINNVPTGKIEFFITNTAYKPQRVIKMIENDADEIFFRVELEKALIKVEGISVNSGKANREINTREIVVSNVLRTTKDLTDIPQIADSDVFRAIQVLPGVTALSDFSSGLYVRGGSPDQNLILLDDTDVYNPSHFGGIFSTFNTDAIEQVELMKGGFPAKYGGRLSSVLDVTNLDGNRKNHEGVARISLISTSSTIQGPWSKGSYMASFRRTYIDLISKLIDLEIPDYYFYDGHAKLTYDFTEKDKITVSSYFGKDRLGMDFGFDMRLTWGNETYTAQWVHIFNPQIFSKFVMAASHFNFNFTMESDSGQDFQQENDIRDYSIKNMFSYLPNEVHNIDFGYELKYLDINFFAKSNSSYDQTHLPDIEVPSYISAFYVQDSWKINDIWTIQPGVRLAYCHTISEYSPSKPTADYFRTSPRFSIRRRLGELSNIYFNYGRYYQFLTSMDSGDSPMGLWFPIDKTVEPGASDHYIFGFKTQINESFAFDVEGFYKTYDNLVEPRPETDFEWNNETGVLADIYNVGKGYSFGTDIMLRTDWHGIEGFIGYGFSVTKKKVEEINVNPQTGEEEWYFP, via the coding sequence ATGAAGAAAATTTTAATAATCCTGATGCTCCTGAAATTCGTTTCCAGCCTGTTTTCCGCCACTGTCAGTGGTTTTGTGCTGGATAAATCGAATGGTGAGCGGATCGCCTATACTTCCGTTATCATCAATGGAACAAACCAGGGTGCACTTACAAATAAGGAAGGTTATTTTGTTATAAATAACGTTCCTACCGGCAAGATTGAATTCTTTATTACAAACACAGCCTACAAACCACAACGAGTGATAAAGATGATCGAAAATGATGCTGACGAGATTTTTTTTCGAGTGGAACTGGAAAAAGCTCTTATCAAAGTAGAAGGTATTTCTGTAAATTCAGGTAAAGCAAATCGTGAGATCAACACGAGAGAAATTGTCGTGAGTAATGTGCTGCGTACTACCAAAGATCTTACCGATATTCCACAAATTGCAGATAGCGATGTATTTCGTGCAATTCAGGTTCTGCCAGGTGTTACAGCCCTTTCCGACTTCTCCAGCGGACTTTATGTTCGTGGTGGAAGTCCCGATCAGAATTTAATACTTTTAGACGATACCGATGTTTATAATCCCAGTCATTTCGGAGGAATCTTCAGTACTTTCAATACCGACGCTATTGAGCAGGTAGAATTAATGAAGGGCGGATTTCCTGCCAAATACGGCGGACGTCTTTCTTCTGTGCTGGATGTAACAAATCTGGATGGAAACAGAAAAAATCATGAGGGAGTTGCTCGAATTAGTTTAATTAGTACCAGCAGCACTATTCAAGGTCCCTGGAGCAAAGGCTCCTACATGGCTTCTTTCAGAAGAACTTATATCGATCTGATCAGTAAACTCATTGATCTTGAAATTCCCGATTACTATTTTTATGATGGACACGCAAAACTAACTTATGATTTTACAGAGAAAGATAAAATCACAGTCAGCAGCTATTTCGGTAAAGACCGTTTAGGCATGGATTTTGGCTTTGATATGAGACTTACGTGGGGAAATGAAACTTACACAGCTCAATGGGTTCACATTTTCAATCCGCAGATTTTCTCTAAATTCGTAATGGCTGCCAGTCATTTCAATTTTAATTTTACCATGGAATCTGATAGCGGTCAGGATTTTCAGCAGGAAAATGATATTCGCGATTACAGCATCAAAAACATGTTCAGCTACCTTCCCAATGAAGTACACAACATCGATTTTGGTTATGAACTGAAATATCTGGATATAAACTTTTTCGCTAAATCCAATTCCAGTTACGATCAAACCCATCTTCCCGATATTGAAGTTCCTTCTTACATCTCTGCCTTTTATGTTCAGGATAGCTGGAAGATAAACGATATCTGGACAATTCAACCAGGAGTAAGATTGGCTTATTGCCACACGATAAGTGAATATTCGCCTTCCAAACCGACAGCAGATTATTTCCGCACTTCTCCCCGATTTTCTATTCGTAGAAGGTTGGGAGAGCTTTCCAATATTTATTTTAATTATGGTAGATATTATCAATTCCTAACTTCAATGGATTCGGGTGATTCGCCGATGGGATTGTGGTTTCCAATAGATAAAACAGTTGAACCGGGAGCTTCTGATCATTATATTTTCGGATTCAAAACGCAGATCAATGAAAGCTTTGCTTTCGATGTAGAAGGATTTTACAAAACTTATGATAATCTGGTAGAACCAAGACCCGAAACAGATTTTGAATGGAACAATGAAACAGGTGTATTGGCAGATATTTATAACGTGGGAAAAGGATACTCATTTGGAACGGACATAATGCTGCGAACCGACTGGCATGGAATTGAAGGTTTTATTGGTTACGGATTCAGCGTTACAAAGAAAAAAGTGGAAGAAATAAATGTAAATCCGCAAACTGGTGAAGAAGAATGGTACTTTCC